A segment of the Pelodiscus sinensis isolate JC-2024 chromosome 28, ASM4963464v1, whole genome shotgun sequence genome:
TCAAAACCTCCCACTTAGAGCTGGGTGTGCACCTTCCTCACATCCCACCGTCGCTTTACTGAGGGAAAGGTGGGATGCTGCCCCCTGCAGGCCAGCCAGGATTCCCAGAAGGACGCCAtgaagcccacatcctccagctgGCCGTTGTTAAAGTGCCAATAGGCTGGCCCCAGCTCTCCACGCTACAAAAGGCCTTCATGGCCACCACATGGTGGTCTGTGAACAGGGCTGGCTGGACTCTGGAGGAGTGGAACCGTGCTAGATGGAAACACGATAAGTATATGTGGTCCAACCAGGAGTGGTACAACCGATCATCCTGCATCCAGACATAGGTGAGGTTGGTGGTATCGTTGGGGTAGTGGACATGCCAGACATCCACCAGGGAGAGATGGCCCACAATCTCTCTGCGGATGCCTGCCGCAGCCTGGCAGTGCTTGAATCCTGAGTGATTCCTGACCTCCAGGGTGGTGGTGAAGTCCCCACCCAGGACCAGGCTCTTGCAAGGATCCAGGGTGCTGAGGAAGGTGGCAGCCTGACAATAAAAGGTCACCCAGCCCAGGCCAGCATTTGGGATTTAGACATTGACCAGGTTCAATGTCAGCTCCTCCATGCAGGCTTgcacgtgcagcaggcggcctggGACAATCTCAGCGGCCCCCAGCACCTTGGGTCATAggccaggggagaacagggtgaccaccccagcTGCATGGGCACTGAGATGGCTAAagtacaccccgtccccccacgtCAGTCACCAGCCAGCCTCAATGGGGGTCTCCTACAGGAAAACCAACGAGtaccccctcccgaaggaaggagagacTCCAGCTCCTGCAGAGACCCGCTCTACAGCCCCAGGCATTTAGAGTAGAAAGGATGGAGTAtttcatagtgagggctggggtggatcctcatGGACAGAGTGATCTTCGGCCTCCCGCAGATTCCTCAACCGACCTCTTCCTGACCCGAAGGCAAGGAGATCATCACAGAATTTGTGGAGCCAGTGGTAGGCCATGATGTCCTGActcttggtccctctcccctcctgcaaaaggGCCCCTGTGACCTGCATAATGTGGCCATTCAGCATGGGCCATCGCCCCTTGGGGCTTGGCGGCCTTAGGCAGGGCACCTCTAGTGGCCAGGCTGATGGATAATATGAGGGGCGCCCCTAGGGTGAGAGCTGGGATGGCCAcctgggatgagggggagggaaaaagaggGGGAAGTGCATCTGAGTTGCTGTGCAGACTGAGGCCTGCTGACAATAGGTCGTCCTCCCCCGAGCTACCCAGGGCCctgatctcctcgaagatggagctaaagTACATCCCATGGCTCCAGAGTCCTCCCCACTGGCCAATGATGCAACAGTTTCGTCAGTGGTAATGATGGGAGCACAGATGGTAGGGAGACCGGGAGAGCTCCATCCAAGGCCTCCTTGGGGTTGGACTCCATGAGGGGGACAATACCGTCCCCCTCTGCTGTCAAGATGTCCTCAGCCAGTGCCTCCTGCTGTCACTCATTGTGGGAGATGTCAGCAGTGGTGATCCCCCTCAAGTATTTTGTGAGGGTCTTCCTACCTTCCTCGtcagaggtggaggtggagggcaggctagcaggggcagggccagggggtaTAGATGGTACTCGGGTGGGATCTGGGAGGCAAGGGAAGAACAATCGTGGGCAGAGCAACCTCCCCCTGGAATGAGCCTTGTCTGTTGCTCGGTGGCAACTGCGCTGCCCTCTTCCCTGTGGCCCCGCTGAATCAGGATGGGTAAGGGTGGGGGCCTGCCTGCTAGCCAGGGAGCACTGCCTGGCACCTGAGCAGAGCTGttaggaggagcaggaggggtagctgtggaggccggactaccagggggacCATCAGTTTTGGAGCtgacaccctcccagacccctaGGGTCCCGTACACCtccttggactgggccaggggaCAGTCCCTCCACATGCCCCATTGCCCAGCAGAGGAAGCACTGGCTTTCCCTGGAGGAATAGTGGACCTGGTgtagggcaccaagaaggacccctAGAGTGCCATCCCATCATGCACCGCCAGCAACATTTGCAGCTACACCTGCCAGTGGAATGACAAAATGTGACAGAGGGTGGGGTCCTCACATCCCAATGAAAGGAGGCTTCTCCTGGGTTTCTccagggtggagagggcaggcaaCACGGTAGCATTGGGAAGGAAGGGTGGGACAGAGGCGAGGACCACCTGTATGTCCAGGTCTTCCAGTGGCTCGAGGTGCACGTGTGTGCCCCTGACTGCCAGGCCTTCTCCACTGCCTTTTGGGTGGCAGTCtctgaggcaaggaagaacatCAGCTTGTCAGACATTTTGGAGGCTGCCACCATTGCCGAGGACCCACCACCCTTGCCAGTGCCCACACGTATGTTTCGATGTGGGTCGAGGCAGGGCCCAGGAGGCAGGTTTGGGGAAGGGGCCTCAgacaccagggatggagctggaggcagtGGTCGGGCAGAGGACGTGCACAggggcagtggtggtggccaCCTGGGCATACGCTCTAGGCACCCCCCGCCCAGAGCTGGTGGGTGgaacagcaggggaggaggggtcatGGCAGACGGTGGGGACATAGTGTGCAGGGTGGCCTCGGCTGTGGGGGTTTTGGCCTTCAGAGTTGGGGGGATCATCATCCATGGCGGAGGTGGAGTACAGACCGGGGGTTGGGATGTCAGCCGTGCTGTCTTTGGGCCTGGTGGCAAGTGGGGgaccctggggtcagcggggatgGGGAAAGGACAGGGACTACCTCCATCAtgaggggaggggttgggggagacACGGAGAGCAGGCAAGGGCAGGGGGGGCAAGGGTCAACCACTCTCCCCAccaagcagcaggcaggggaggagggcacgTAAGGGGGTGTGGCAacagagggaaaggaagcagcaagCGCTCCTCCCTGCAGAGCTAGGAGCAGAGAAAGAGAGCACTAAAGAGAGGGACAGGcacacaggggagggagggacgacCAGGAAGATGGGGAAAGtaaccactccctcccactggCTTGTGTGCAGGGTAACCATGGAAAGGGGGCACAGCAACCACTGCTTCTGCTACACTTGAGGCTGGAAAGGAGGGTACTGAGTGGCTAGGGGAGCCAAGGGAAATGGGTCAGAAACGACTCCTCCCTGCAAAGCTGGAGGCAGAGGTGGAGGGCGCCAAGGAGAGGGCAGGACTGCAGTGGGGAGGATGCtgcttgggagaaggggaaagttACCACTCCTTCCAACTGTGTTGTATGCAGGGAGGAAGGATGCCAGTAAAGAAAGGTGAAACAAacacaggacaatgtagcactttacagactaacaagatggtttattaggtgatgagctttcgtgggccagacccacttcctcagatcaaatagtggaagaaaatagtcacaaccatatataccaaaggatacaatttaaaaaaatgaacaaatatgaaaaggacaaatcacattgcagaacagaaggggaggtaaatgtctgtgagctaatgatattagaggtgataattggggaagctatctttgtaatgggtaagataattagagtctttgttaagaccccggcgtaaagtgtcgaattttagcatgaatgacagttcagaggattccctttcaagtgcagttttaaaaggcttttgaagcaggatgcaggtaattaagtcgttgagacaatgtcctttctggttgaaatggcaagaaattgttttctctttgtgatcctgtctgatgtctggtttgtgggcattgatcctttggcgaagtgtctgagatgtttgtccaatgtacatagcagacggacactttcggcacgatagcatagattatatttctggatgcgcaggaatatgtgttcttgatcttagaactcacttggttaggtccaataatggtgtcagcagagtgaatgaGGGCACTAGTGGGGTAGGACAATGGACAAGGTTGCGGgtacagggccggggtgccagctCCACTGGCACACAGGAGGTCTATGGCAACATCAAGGGGGGATACAGTAATGGGGAGGGCACTAACTAAGGAGGGAGGGGACCAGAGCACACTGGCAGTAGGCAGGGGGCtaatgggaggctgggggaagggagcaaacAGGAGCAGTAGGAGGATGGGGCTGGGGAGCAATGGGGAGGGCAACTGCTGAGATGGCAGGGCAGGCACCACAGCAAACTaaccagggatgggggaggggcagaccagAGGACTGCATGGAGATCGGGTGGGGCAGGCAAGCAAACTAAGTCTCAGGGAGGACTGTGGCAGGGATGGAAGGAGAAACAAACTGGGCTActagggtggggcaggcagcagagggCAAAGCAAGGGGTGGAGGAGGCCCCCAAGCCAAATGTCGCTAAGGGAGGGAGACCCAGtgtagggggaagggagagtgttcACAAGCTCTTGTGGGGCTCAGTCTCTCACTCGCTGCTGCAAACACAGTCCCAGGTGGAAAGGGGGCAAAGAGCTAGCCCCGCTGAGGGGCGAAGAGCAGGTCCAGGTGGCAAAAGAGGTAAGTGGAGGGGTTTGTGATAGTGGTGGCACTAGAAAGGGGGGTCAGCTGAATTGGGGGGAGGGCTCCATGCCTCTCCCCCAGTCCTCCTTGCAGCAACTCAGatcaccaccaccccaggagcagaggTGTTAAAAGCTCAGTCCCAGAAAACAAATcccctcgggtatgtctacactagctcattagttcaagctaggtaggcaaatgagggcaaccggagttgcaaatgaagcccgggatttaaatatcccaggcttcatttgcatgttcctgggcgccgccatttttaaatccacctTAGTCCAGACTCCATGCCCTCAGCTACACGTGGCTGTGAGGGGGTTCGCACTCACCACCGtatccccctgccgtctgtcttccggaattggctcccttggcaggtagggtgccttctctggggtggtgtctcccctctttactcccggctgcggcgtcctctgcgccacactgccctccggcagtgcccaagtctgtctctgagccccccttccgggggttgatgttccttcatcgggccttctttcaagccctgcagtctgaggattttctggccagagctcccctagccctgcctggcctcccccagccctgccctagctccagggagcctcctcctccctcagcagccaggttctcactgcttcctcccacagcagcagcccattctctattatagcgcccagctgggccctaatgggctagtacagcctcagctgggctaaattccccggccctggttcaggccggggtctgcccttaaagggccagtgcagggcgagcgccctgtcacagtggcacagagtaggtagttcgaaatagagatcctaattcgaactaccgttactcctcgtagagcgcgaccaggaacagctaacaggagagtttggagagtgagttctccaggtaaaagaggagtaaaaacgggacccttgtggtaagtggctgtctggagtgtgtgtttgtgtggggggggagttatttgcagtgtgctgagcttgtgtttgtctgttcggtttggtttgtttgtttgaaggagcttctaaaaggtttgaaatctagaagcctctgttaattggctgagcctcagtcagggggaggggctaccagagctatataagcctgtgactcagcgaccagggagagcgcgaccaggaacagctaacaggagagtttggagagggagtttagagggcactagtgacttctgacgtTCTTTAAagcataactcttagaataatctatattccagaggtttaaaaagaatcccagtttacacttaaacttattcattagaaaaatggagacagaagcccagcagagagtgggggctatcctgtttattgtgtcgagtgtaacatgtatgattacctgccctgtgggtgggtggcgtatgtgtgcacccgttgcaaggagctcctgaccctcagagactgagttcgggctttggagactagggtggctgaactggaggagctaagggaggtagagagctgtgttgatgagactttccgggacactgtagtactgtcccacctccagtctgagagccccagtgctcttaaggaggatgaaagtctcaagggaacagagcattcaatgggagcagagggaaaccatcccgtagttgggaccctcctcccagaggatgttgcggtatcctctcgcactgaggatacctctgagggggaaggaatgccagttaggaagaggcaggtgttagtagtgggtgattcgatcattagaaacatagatagttggagcattttgcttcagctaccccagactaacacggctacatttctatcacatagatagttgggtttgtgatgaccgggagaaccatatggtcactttcctgcctggtgcgaagtttgcggatctctcgaggcatctagatagacttatcttagtggcattctcggaaatgcttccagttccactcccagggccaggtaggcaggtggagcttcagagtctcaatgcgtggatgagacgatggtgtagggaagaggggtttagatttcttaggaactggggacacttttgggagagggggagcctatagaggaaggatgggctccacctaaaccagggtggaaccagactgctggcactaaacattaaaaaggccgtagagcagtttttaaactaagagatgggggaaagccaattggtgcagagatgcacgtaaatcagagggagacttctcttagaggagaatccattgatagagattctctaagctgtagtcagaaagagacgagggaagagggaaaaccatgggccagagctgacaaacaaccgcatacaaaggaatccaatgcatcagggaagggcagacaaataagcactggcaaatttttaaagtgctttacacaaatgctaggagtctgactaataagatgggtgaactagagttccgcgtattaaatgaggagattgacataataggcatcactgaaacctgctggaatgaggaaaatctgtgggacacaatcatctcgggatataaaatatatagaaggatagagcaggccaggtgggtggcggagtggcactctatgtgaaagataatgtagaatcaaatgaaataaaaatactaagtgaatcaacatgttccatagaatcgctatggatagtaattccatgctccaataataagaaattagcagtagggatatattaccgaccacctgaccaggacagcaatactgacattgaaatgctgaggtagATTAgcgaggctaccaaaataaagaactctataataacggggggttttaattacccccatattgactggatacatgtcacctcaggaagagaaacagagataaaatttctcaatggcttaaatgactgcttcttggagcagctggtgcaggaacccacaaggggagaggcaattctcgatttagtcctgagtggagtgcaggatcaggtccaggatataaccgttacaggaccgcttgggaatagtgaccataatataataacatttaacattcctgtggtgggaagaacaccccagcagtccagcaccctggcatttaatttcagaaaggggaattacacaaaaatgaggaggttagttaaacagaaattaaaaagcacagtggctagagccaaatccctgaaagctgcatggaaactttttaaagacaccataatagaggcccaacttaaatgtataccccaaattaaaaaacatagcaagagacctaaaaaagagtcgccgttgcttaaccaccatgtaaaagaagcagcgagggacaaaaaggtatcttttaagaagtggaagtccagtcctagtgagataaatagaaaggaacataaacactgtcaaatcaagtgtaaacatgtaataagaaaagcaaaaaaagattttgaggaacagctagacaaaaactcaaaaagaaataaaatgcttttaagtacattagaagcaggaagcctgctaaaaaacctgtgggtcccctagatgatcgagctataaaaggagcaatcaaggacgataaagccattgctgagaaactaaatgatttctttgcttcagtcttcacggctgaggacgttggggagattcctgaatctgcaccgtcctttgtgggtgatgaatctgaggaactgtcccggattgaagtgtcattagaggaggttttggaacaaatagaaaaacttaaggttaacaaatctccaggatcggacggcattcatccaagggttctaaaagaactcaaatgggaaattgctgagctattatctgtggtttgtaacctatcctttaaatcagcttctgtacctaatgactggaaggtagccaatgtgacaccaatatttaaaaagggctctacaggcgatcctggcaattacagaccggtaagtctaacttcagtactgggcaaattagtcaaaacaatagtaaagaataaaattgtgaagcatgtagaagaacataatttgttggacaaaagtcaacatggtttctgtaaagggaaatcctgtcttactaatctattagagttctttgaaggggttaacaaacatgcggacaagggggatccagtagatatagtatacttggattttcagaaagcctttgacaaggtccctcaccaaaggctcttgtgtaaattacatggccatgggataagagggaaggtcctttcttggattgagaactggttaaaagacaggaaacaaagggtaggaataaatggtaaattcttagattggagaggggtaactagtggtgtatcccaagggtcagtcctgggaccaatccttttcaacttattcataaatgatctggagaaaggggtaagcagtgaagtggtaaagtttgcggatgatacaaaactgtttaggatagtcaagacagaagcagactgtgagggactccaagaagatctcaccaaactgagtgattgggcaacaaaatggcaaatgaaatttaatgtggataagtgtaaagtaatgcacatcgggaaaaataaccccaactatacgtacagtatgatgggggcttatttggctacgacaaatcaggaaagagatcttggagttatcgtggacaattctctgagaatttccacacagtgtgcagcggcggtcaaaaaggcaaataggatgctaggaattattaagaaagggatagaaaataagacccagaatatcttactgcccctgtataaaactatggtacgcccacatcttgaacactgggttcagaaaagggcaactaaaatgattaggggtttggaacgggtcccatatgaggagaggttaaagtgactgggacttttcagtttagaaaagaggagacttaggggggatatgatagaggtctataaaatcatgagtggtgtggagagggctgataaagaaaagttatttattaggtCCCAAAATAAAagaagtagaggacaccaaatgaaattaatgggtagcaggtttaaaactaataaaagaaagttcttcttcacacagcgtgtagtcaacctgtggaactccttgccacaggaggctgtgaaggctaggactataatagagtttaaagagaagctagataatttcatggaggttaggtccataaaaggctattagccaggggataaaatggtgtccttggcctctgtttgtcagaggctggagagggatggcaggagacaaatcacttgatcattgtctttggtccaccctctctggggcacctgttgctggccactgtcggcagacaggctactgggctagatggacctttggtctgacccagtacggccgttcttatgttctaactccggttgccctcatttgcctacctagcttgaactaacgagctagtgtagacatacccctccatGAGTCCAAAATGGTGGGTCTCCTCCTATTCTTCCTCCTCATTGACAAGGTTGTAGATGGTGTAGCAGCAACAGTGAGCAGCAGCCAACTGGGGAACAACCTCTGGATGGTGGGTGATGGTGGGGTCCTCCTCACCTCTTCCTCCGGccgtggggggagcaggctggcagtCCTCCCAGGTAGCAACGAAGGTGAGGGGTGGCAGTAACAGCTGTCCTGGGTGGGAGAGggccagcaggcaggcaggcagctgcaggggagtGCTGAGCCGTGAGGGCTCCAGCCAGCAgtggcagtagcagcagctggatagggcaggggagagagggaaggaagggtgcTCTGGAGCACAGAGGAGAAGGAGTAGGAACAGCACCCACATCCAcacccccctccttctcctgtAATGGGACACAGAATGGGCGACCACTGTCCCGAGGGGGAAGAGCCCCTCCGTGAGCTCTAATAAGCTACACatagtggagaatgtgggcatgacGCAATCCCAGAGGCAAGGTGCCtcatatggaaaaaaaaaagacactgtgGATCTAGACAAAATTTGTAAGTCCCTGGGCAGAAGCCAGCAACAGAAGCAGTTGATGCAGAAGCTCGCACCcaacaccaccagcagcagcagttggTGCAACAGTTGGGCACCCAGCAGCAACAACCCCTGCCACAGATGGCAACTCAAAACCAAGAGCTCCAGTGGCAGGGCTTCCAGCAAATGACAGCCCTATGGTCTCGGCCTGACATGCAGCCACCAGGCCCCCTGGAGATCATCCCAACCCCACAGCTCCTGTACGCTTTGCCAAGATGGGGATGCAATACTGACATTTTATAACATCAGGTTgctctttaaataaaataattatcttTATAATTAAGACTTTTacaaggttcaagaaagaactggatacattcatggaggataggtctgtcagtggccaggatgggcaggggcagTGTCCTTCACATCTGTTTATCATAAACAGGGAATACGCGAAAGGGACAGGGAcacctgttcattccctgtgaggCACTTgccattggctactgtcagacaTGAtagtggactagatggacctttagtctgacccagtctggccattcttatgttcttcattATCTTTTACAGACGCATCGCCATGGGGAGGCACCTGATAAGCTGTTGGATAATTGTTCTTTTTGTTGCGATGTGGAGTGATGTTTCCCTTGCCAAAAAAGGAAAGGGTAAAACTGGTGGAGGTGGTTGGAACACAGGAAGCAACCGAAATCCCAGCAACCCTGGTTATCCCTCCAATCCTGGCTATCCCAGAAACCCGAGCTACCCCCACAATCCTGGTTATCCCAACAATCCTGCATACCCCCCTAATCCCAGTTATCCCAGAAATCCTAGCTACCCCCAAAATCCAGGGTATCCCAACAACCCTGGGGTTGGTGGACAGCCCTACTATCCACCCGGTGGTGGAACAGACTTCAAAAACCAGAAGGGCTGGAAGCCTGCCAAACCCAAAACCAACctgaaagctgtggcaggagcagcagcagcaggtgctgtGGTGGGTGGTATTGGAGGCATTGCCCTGGGAAGTGCAATGTCAGGAATGCGCATGAATTTTGACCGTCCTGATGAGAGCCGATGGTGGAATGAAAACCAAAATCGCTATCCCAACCAAGTTTACTACCGGGAATATGGCGACCGCTCAGTTCCAAGGGGAACATTTGTGAATGACTGCGTTAATATCACCGTGACCGAATACAAGATTGATCCTAAAGAAAATCAAAACGTGACCGAGATTGAAGTCAAAGTCCTGAAGCGTGTGATCCAGGAGATGTGCATACAGCAATACCAGAAATACCAGCTGGCATCTGGTGTCAAACTACTCCTCTGTGATCCCTTGCTCATGCTGATGATCATGCTTGTCTTTTTTTTGGTAATGCGTTAAAAAAGCAATTTCAACCTGAACTGTGCTGCTGATCTGTGCAAGCGTTCTGTGGGAATAACCTATATAAAACAGCTGTTCTGTGGAGTTCTGTCATTCTTGCttgtaaaaactttaaaaataatgaatagtcctgcagcacctcagaaactaacaaaacctatagatggtatcatgagtttttgtgggcacaacccacttcttcaaatgaatgaaacagcagaaaaagagaggatggggagggaaagagaaggaaaaaatcttgtcaattagagtgtccatgatCTAAAAGTGTCTAttgcaaagcaatttaaaaaaactagCTGGAGAGAAAAGCTGCAAAACCTGCCTTCATTTGCAGATTTGACACCTTTAAGCAAGGTTTGgacaaagacctgaactggatgggctACTGCATTTAACAttctaatgacatcaaaagctaagcacTGAGCACTTCCAGCCCATTCTATTagtctcatttagcatggacactctaattgacaagatttttttccttctctttctctccccatcccctctttttctgctatttatttgtacctctggatcTCTTGCTTCatttgtctgaagaagtgggctgtgcccacaaaagctcatgataccatctgcaggttttgttagtttctgtggtgctgcaggatcagtgttccctttaagctgtgtggcagcatagTTTCACAGGTGTTTAATCAGCCCTGGCCAGTCAGGCAGCTG
Coding sequences within it:
- the PRNP gene encoding prion protein (Kanno blood group) isoform X1 produces the protein MGRHLISCWIIVLFVAMWSDVSLAKKGKGKTGGGGWNTGSNRNPSNPGYPSNPGYPRNPSYPHNPGYPNNPAYPPNPSYPRNPSYPQNPGYPNNPGVGGQPYYPPGGGTDFKNQKGWKPAKPKTNLKAVAGAAAAGAVVGGIGGIALGSAMSGMRMNFDRPDESRWWNENQNRYPNQVYYREYGDRSVPRGTFVNDCVNITVTEYKIDPKENQNVTEIEVKVLKRVIQEMCIQQYQKYQLASGVKLLLCDPLLMLMIMLVFFLVMR
- the PRNP gene encoding prion protein (Kanno blood group) precursor (The RefSeq protein has 1 substitution compared to this genomic sequence) yields the protein MGRHLISCWIIVLFVAMWSDVSLAKKGKGKTGGGGWNTGSNRNPSNPGYPSNPGYPRNPSYPHNPGYPNNPAYPPNPSYPRNPSYPQNPGYPNNPGVGGQPYYPPGGGTDFKNQKGWKPAKPKTNLKAVAGAAAAGAVVGGIGGIALGSAMSGMRMNFDRPDESRWWNENQNRYPNQVYYREYGDRSVPRGTFVNDCVNITVTEYKIDPKENQNVTEIEVKVLKRVIQEMCMQQYQKYQLASGVKLLLCDPLLMLMIMLVFFLVMR